From the genome of Streptomyces sp. NBC_01116, one region includes:
- a CDS encoding UPF0182 family protein, whose product MPDRGGGPTGPRIRVGRPSRRARTMLMTLGVLAVLAMAFVMFAGFWTDWLWYRSVAYSSVFTTTLWTKIGLFLVFGLLMAVAIGVNIWLAHRLRPPLSAMSLEQQSLDRYRMSIAPYKKWVLLAVTALVALIGGASASGQWRTWLLYVNGVPFGQKDPQFQLDVAFFAFDLPWYRFLLGFGFAATVLSLIAAALTHYLYGGLRITSPGARATGAATGHLSVLLGIFVSLKAVAYWLDRYGLAVKSSDFKAADNWTGLRYVDANAYLPAKTILFCIAAICAVLFFATLWRRTWQLPVIGFGLMVLSAILIGGLYPAIVQKFQVQPNEQAKEAEFIQKNINATRDAYDIDDATVDDYEGQATTEDDNKLRAAANTAASYRVMDPNVVSPAFQQLQQRRNYYQFPKTLDVDRYKDKDGKEQDTVIGLRELNIQGLPKRNWINDHFTYTHGYGAIAARGTTTGTNPTGSPDFTESGLPSTGEFGTYEQRIYYGEKTEQYSIVGGPQKELDYEEDGEKTTSYKGDSGVSLSNTFNRAAYAVSFSEPQIMYSGAIGEGSRILYNRTPKERVEAVAPWLTIDGDAYPAVVDGRIQWIVDAYTTSNGYPYASRTTLGDTTADSLTTNQRAVVAQQNQVNYIRNSVKATVDAYDGKVKLYEWDTKDPVLKTWRKAFPGTVESRGEIPKELMDHLRYPQDLFKVQRELLTRYHVEDPAQFYSGSDAWQVPDDPTNKEPGSVPPYYLSMKMPGQEAQQFSLTTTFTPRGRPNLGAFMAVNADAASKDYGEMRLLRVTSTVKGPGQVQSELNGNDDVAEFVRNLKGTDSDIEYGNLLTVPLEGGFLYIEPVYTRGGNQNYPLLRKVAASYGSKIVFENSLGEALNAVFGVEDDGTTPPPDPDEPPGETDEPPATGSAALKKAIADAQKAYSDGEKALQEQDWPAYGKAQEALQDALERAAAAQPKPGSEGDKAGGAEKPAGDAKPDSSAEPASAEKPADADTADPARKPDAAEGAEKGSDQGS is encoded by the coding sequence ATGCCGGACCGCGGCGGAGGCCCGACCGGGCCACGGATCAGAGTCGGCCGCCCGTCCCGGCGCGCCCGGACCATGCTCATGACTTTGGGCGTCCTGGCGGTTCTCGCCATGGCCTTCGTCATGTTCGCCGGGTTCTGGACGGACTGGCTCTGGTACAGGTCGGTCGCGTATTCATCCGTCTTCACCACCACCCTGTGGACCAAGATCGGACTGTTCCTCGTCTTCGGACTGCTGATGGCCGTCGCCATCGGTGTGAACATCTGGCTCGCGCACCGGCTCAGGCCGCCGCTGAGCGCGATGTCGCTGGAGCAGCAGAGCCTGGACCGCTACCGGATGAGCATCGCCCCCTACAAGAAGTGGGTGCTGCTCGCCGTCACGGCGCTCGTCGCGCTGATCGGCGGAGCTTCCGCCTCCGGCCAGTGGCGCACGTGGCTGCTGTACGTCAACGGCGTGCCGTTCGGCCAGAAGGACCCCCAGTTCCAGCTGGACGTCGCCTTCTTCGCCTTCGACCTGCCGTGGTACCGCTTCCTGCTGGGCTTCGGCTTCGCGGCGACCGTGCTCTCGCTGATCGCCGCCGCGCTGACCCACTACCTCTACGGCGGGCTGCGCATCACCAGCCCCGGCGCCCGCGCCACCGGGGCGGCCACCGGCCACCTCTCGGTGCTGCTCGGGATCTTCGTCTCCCTGAAGGCCGTGGCGTACTGGCTCGACCGGTACGGCCTGGCGGTGAAGTCCAGTGACTTCAAGGCCGCGGACAACTGGACGGGCCTGCGGTACGTCGACGCCAACGCCTACCTCCCGGCGAAGACCATCCTGTTCTGCATCGCGGCCATCTGCGCCGTGCTGTTCTTCGCGACGCTGTGGCGCCGCACCTGGCAGCTCCCGGTCATCGGCTTCGGCCTGATGGTGCTCTCGGCGATCCTGATCGGCGGGCTCTACCCGGCGATCGTGCAGAAGTTCCAGGTCCAGCCGAACGAGCAGGCCAAGGAAGCCGAGTTCATCCAGAAGAACATCAATGCCACGCGCGACGCGTACGACATCGATGACGCCACGGTGGACGACTACGAGGGCCAGGCGACGACGGAGGACGACAACAAGCTGCGGGCAGCGGCCAACACGGCCGCCAGCTACCGGGTGATGGACCCCAACGTCGTCTCCCCGGCCTTCCAGCAGCTCCAGCAGCGGAGGAACTACTACCAGTTCCCCAAGACGCTGGACGTCGACCGCTACAAGGACAAGGACGGCAAGGAGCAGGACACCGTCATCGGTCTGCGTGAGCTGAACATCCAGGGCCTGCCCAAGCGGAACTGGATCAACGACCACTTTACGTACACGCACGGTTACGGCGCCATCGCGGCCCGGGGCACGACCACCGGGACGAACCCGACGGGGTCCCCGGACTTCACCGAGTCGGGGCTGCCCTCCACCGGTGAGTTCGGCACGTACGAGCAGCGGATCTACTACGGCGAGAAGACCGAGCAGTACTCCATCGTCGGCGGGCCCCAGAAGGAGCTCGACTACGAGGAGGACGGCGAGAAGACCACCAGCTACAAGGGCGACAGCGGGGTCAGCCTCTCCAACACCTTCAACCGTGCCGCGTACGCGGTCTCGTTCAGCGAGCCGCAGATCATGTACTCGGGAGCCATCGGTGAGGGCTCGCGGATCCTGTACAACCGCACGCCCAAGGAGCGCGTCGAGGCGGTCGCCCCGTGGCTGACCATCGACGGCGACGCCTATCCGGCGGTCGTCGACGGCCGGATCCAGTGGATCGTCGACGCGTACACCACGAGCAACGGCTATCCGTACGCGTCCCGGACCACGCTCGGCGACACCACGGCCGACTCGCTGACCACCAACCAGCGCGCGGTCGTCGCCCAGCAGAACCAGGTCAACTACATCCGCAACTCGGTGAAGGCCACCGTCGACGCCTACGACGGCAAGGTCAAGCTCTACGAGTGGGACACCAAGGACCCGGTCCTCAAGACCTGGCGCAAGGCGTTCCCGGGGACGGTCGAGTCCCGCGGAGAGATCCCGAAGGAACTCATGGACCACCTGCGGTATCCGCAGGACCTCTTCAAGGTCCAGCGCGAGCTGCTCACCCGCTATCACGTCGAGGACCCCGCGCAGTTCTACAGCGGCAGTGACGCGTGGCAGGTGCCGGACGACCCGACCAACAAGGAGCCCGGCTCCGTCCCGCCGTACTACCTGAGCATGAAGATGCCGGGCCAGGAAGCGCAGCAGTTCTCGCTGACCACCACGTTCACTCCCCGAGGGCGCCCCAACCTGGGTGCCTTCATGGCGGTGAACGCGGACGCGGCCAGCAAGGACTACGGCGAGATGCGGCTGCTGCGGGTCACCTCCACCGTGAAGGGCCCGGGCCAGGTACAGAGTGAGCTCAACGGCAACGACGACGTCGCCGAGTTCGTGAGGAACCTCAAGGGCACCGACTCGGACATCGAGTACGGCAACCTGCTGACGGTTCCGCTGGAGGGCGGGTTCCTCTACATCGAGCCGGTCTACACGCGCGGTGGCAACCAGAACTACCCGCTGCTGCGCAAGGTGGCCGCCTCGTACGGCTCGAAGATCGTCTTCGAGAACAGCCTCGGAGAGGCGCTCAACGCCGTCTTCGGGGTCGAGGACGACGGAACGACGCCGCCGCCCGATCCCGATGAGCCGCCGGGCGAGACCGATGAGCCTCCGGCCACCGGCAGCGCGGCGCTCAAGAAGGCCATCGCGGACGCCCAGAAGGCGTACTCCGACGGCGAGAAGGCGCTGCAGGAGCAGGACTGGCCGGCCTACGGCAAGGCCCAGGAGGCTCTTCAGGACGCCCTGGAGCGAGCCGCCGCCGCGCAGCCCAAGCCGGGCAGCGAGGGGGACAAGGCCGGCGGCGCCGAGAAGCCGGCGGGCGACGCCAAGCCGGACAGCTCGGCCGAACCCGCGAGCGCCGAGAAGCCGGCGGACGCGGACACGGCGGATCCGGCGAGGAAGCCGGATGCGGCCGAAGGAGCCGAGAAGGGCTCCGACCAGGGCAGCTGA
- a CDS encoding multidrug efflux SMR transporter: protein MAWLLVVVAGLLETGFAVCLKLSHGFTRLWPTVAFAAFALGSFGLLTLALKKLDVGPAYAVWTGIGAAGTAIYGMIFLGDVVSTLKLVSISLVVIGVIGLQLSGSAH, encoded by the coding sequence ATGGCGTGGCTGCTGGTCGTGGTCGCAGGACTGCTGGAGACCGGCTTCGCCGTGTGTCTGAAGCTCTCGCACGGATTCACCCGGCTCTGGCCGACGGTCGCGTTCGCCGCGTTCGCGCTCGGCAGCTTCGGTCTGCTGACCCTGGCGCTGAAGAAGCTCGACGTCGGTCCCGCGTACGCGGTGTGGACCGGGATCGGGGCGGCCGGGACGGCGATCTACGGCATGATCTTCCTCGGTGACGTGGTCTCCACGCTGAAGCTGGTGTCGATCTCGCTGGTGGTCATCGGCGTGATCGGCCTCCAGCTGTCCGGCTCGGCCCACTGA
- a CDS encoding cyclic nucleotide-binding/CBS domain-containing protein, with product MLVRDAMSTVVLTIGPTHTLRQAARLMSARRIGAAVVHDPDTCGLGIITERDILDAVGSGLDPDRESASAHTTTDVVFAAPAWTLEEAAEAMTHGGFRHLIVLDGDGPVGIVSVRDIIRCWAPVRRTVATAG from the coding sequence ATGCTCGTCCGTGACGCCATGAGCACGGTGGTCCTCACCATCGGCCCCACCCATACGCTCCGCCAGGCGGCCCGGCTGATGTCGGCCCGCCGCATCGGGGCAGCTGTCGTCCATGATCCGGACACCTGCGGGCTCGGCATCATCACCGAGCGCGACATCCTCGACGCGGTCGGATCGGGGCTGGACCCCGACCGGGAGTCCGCGTCCGCCCACACCACCACCGACGTGGTGTTCGCCGCCCCGGCCTGGACCCTGGAGGAGGCCGCGGAAGCCATGACGCACGGCGGGTTCCGGCATCTGATCGTGCTGGACGGCGACGGCCCGGTGGGCATCGTCTCGGTGCGCGACATCATCCGCTGCTGGGCGCCCGTCCGGCGCACGGTCGCAACCGCCGGCTGA
- the hisN gene encoding histidinol-phosphatase yields the protein MPDYHDDLRLAHVLADAADAATMDRFKALDLKVETKPDMTPVSEADKAAEELIRGHLHRARPRDAILGEEYGIEGSGPRRWVIDPIDGTKNYVRGVPVWATLISLMEAGEDGFQPVMGVVSAPALNRRWWAAKGAGAFTGRSLTSATRMHVSKVERIADASFAFSSLSGWEAQGRLDGLLDLTRACWRTRGYGDFWPYMMVAEGSVDICAEPELSLWDMAATAIIVQEAGGRFTSLDGVDGPGGGNAAASNGPLHDELLGYLNQRY from the coding sequence ATGCCCGACTACCACGATGATCTGCGCCTGGCCCACGTACTGGCGGACGCCGCCGACGCGGCGACGATGGACCGGTTCAAGGCTCTCGACCTGAAGGTGGAGACCAAGCCGGACATGACGCCGGTGAGCGAGGCCGACAAGGCCGCCGAGGAGCTGATCCGGGGCCACCTGCATCGGGCCCGTCCGAGGGACGCGATCCTGGGCGAGGAGTACGGGATCGAGGGCAGCGGACCGCGGCGCTGGGTGATCGACCCGATCGACGGCACCAAGAACTACGTGCGCGGCGTGCCGGTGTGGGCCACGCTGATCTCGCTGATGGAGGCGGGAGAGGACGGCTTCCAGCCGGTGATGGGCGTGGTCTCCGCGCCCGCGCTGAACCGGCGCTGGTGGGCGGCGAAGGGCGCGGGCGCGTTCACCGGACGCAGCCTCACCTCCGCGACCCGGATGCACGTGTCGAAGGTGGAGCGGATCGCCGACGCCTCGTTCGCGTTCTCCTCGCTGTCGGGCTGGGAGGCGCAGGGCCGCCTCGACGGCCTGCTGGACCTCACCCGGGCCTGCTGGCGGACGCGGGGGTACGGGGATTTCTGGCCGTACATGATGGTCGCCGAGGGTTCCGTGGACATCTGCGCGGAGCCGGAGCTGTCGCTGTGGGACATGGCGGCGACCGCGATCATCGTGCAGGAGGCGGGCGGCCGGTTCACCTCGCTGGACGGGGTGGACGGTCCGGGCGGCGGAAACGCGGCGGCCTCCAACGGGCCGCTCCACGACGAGCTGCTGGGTTATCTGAACCAGCGCTACTGA
- a CDS encoding TetR/AcrR family transcriptional regulator: MPTARQALLDAAFRALGDAPWRTVRMVDVATLAGVSRQTLYNEFGTKGGLAAALLRRAADGYLAGVDRALTAPAPDRPAAVALWTVRAAREDALVRALLTGDWAEGLPRPDHRPGPRGRPGGRPPPTPEDLLALVRDRMAAVSPGAAAGSCEIALRLALSCVVVPVPGDDAADSRALRLVREASRPAVQKGAGLSGPSRTAGGRSRR; the protein is encoded by the coding sequence ATGCCGACAGCGCGGCAGGCACTGCTGGACGCCGCGTTCCGGGCCCTGGGCGACGCTCCCTGGCGCACGGTGCGCATGGTCGACGTCGCGACCCTGGCCGGCGTCTCGCGGCAGACCCTCTACAACGAGTTCGGCACCAAGGGCGGACTGGCCGCGGCGCTGCTGCGACGGGCCGCCGACGGCTATCTCGCCGGAGTGGACCGCGCCCTGACCGCCCCGGCTCCCGACCGTCCGGCCGCCGTCGCGCTCTGGACCGTACGCGCGGCCCGCGAGGACGCGCTGGTCAGGGCGCTGCTCACGGGGGACTGGGCGGAGGGGCTGCCCCGCCCCGACCACCGGCCGGGCCCCCGGGGGAGGCCGGGCGGGAGGCCGCCGCCGACCCCCGAGGATCTGCTCGCGCTGGTACGGGACCGGATGGCGGCCGTGTCGCCCGGGGCCGCGGCCGGGAGCTGCGAGATCGCGCTACGCCTCGCGCTGTCCTGTGTGGTGGTCCCGGTCCCGGGCGACGACGCCGCGGACAGCCGCGCGCTCCGCCTCGTCCGGGAGGCGTCACGGCCGGCGGTTCAGAAGGGGGCGGGTCTCAGTGGGCCGAGCCGGACAGCTGGAGGCCGATCACGCCGATGA
- a CDS encoding catalase, with the protein MTQEAHVTQGPLTTEAGAPVADNQNSETAGVGGPVLVQDQALLEKLAHFNRERIPERIVHARGAGAYGTFTLTRDVSQWTRAKFLSEVGKQTETFLRFSTVAGNLGSADAARDPRGFALKFYTEEGNYDLVGNNTPVFFIKDAIKFPDFIHTQKRDPYTGSQEADNVWDFWGLSPESTHQVTWLFGDRGIPATLRHMNGYGSHTFQWNNEAGEVFWVKYHFKTDQGIKNLTTEEAVRLSGVDPDSHQRDLRESIERGDFPSWTVQVQIMPAADAAGYRFNPFDLTKVWPHADYPPIEIGKLELNRNPENIFAEVEQSIFSPAHFVPGIGPSPDKMLQGRLFAYGDAHRYRVGINADHLPVNRPHATEARTNSRDGFLYDGRHKGAKNYEPNSFGGPAQTDRPLWQPLPVTGPTGNHEAPAHAEDSDFVQAGDLYRLFSEDEKVRLIENLAGFIAKVSRDDIAERAINNFRQADGDFGKRLEAAVQALRG; encoded by the coding sequence ATGACGCAGGAGGCGCACGTGACGCAGGGACCGCTCACCACGGAGGCCGGCGCGCCGGTCGCCGACAACCAGAACAGCGAGACCGCCGGCGTCGGCGGGCCGGTTCTCGTCCAGGACCAGGCGCTGCTGGAGAAGCTCGCCCACTTCAACCGCGAGCGCATACCGGAGCGGATCGTGCACGCCCGCGGCGCCGGTGCGTACGGCACCTTCACGCTGACCCGCGACGTCTCGCAGTGGACCCGGGCGAAGTTCCTCTCCGAGGTCGGCAAGCAGACCGAGACCTTCCTGCGCTTCTCCACCGTCGCGGGCAACCTCGGCTCCGCCGACGCCGCGCGCGACCCCCGCGGCTTCGCGCTGAAGTTCTACACCGAAGAGGGCAACTACGACCTCGTCGGCAACAACACCCCGGTGTTCTTCATCAAGGACGCCATCAAGTTCCCCGACTTCATCCACACCCAGAAGCGCGACCCGTACACCGGCTCGCAGGAGGCGGACAACGTCTGGGACTTCTGGGGCCTGTCGCCCGAGTCGACGCACCAGGTGACCTGGCTCTTCGGCGACCGGGGCATCCCGGCCACGCTGCGCCACATGAACGGCTACGGCTCGCACACCTTCCAGTGGAACAACGAGGCCGGCGAGGTCTTCTGGGTCAAGTACCACTTCAAGACCGACCAGGGCATCAAGAACCTCACCACCGAGGAAGCCGTCCGGCTCTCCGGCGTCGACCCCGACAGCCACCAGCGCGACCTGCGCGAGTCGATCGAGCGCGGTGACTTCCCGTCCTGGACGGTGCAGGTCCAGATCATGCCCGCAGCGGACGCGGCCGGCTACCGCTTCAACCCGTTCGACCTCACCAAGGTGTGGCCGCACGCGGACTACCCGCCGATCGAGATCGGCAAGCTGGAGCTCAACCGCAACCCGGAGAACATCTTCGCCGAGGTCGAGCAGTCGATCTTCAGCCCCGCGCACTTCGTGCCGGGCATCGGCCCGTCCCCCGACAAGATGCTCCAGGGCCGCCTCTTCGCGTACGGCGACGCCCACCGCTACCGCGTCGGCATCAACGCCGACCACCTGCCGGTGAACCGCCCGCACGCCACCGAGGCGCGGACCAACAGCCGGGACGGCTTCCTCTACGACGGCCGCCACAAGGGCGCCAAGAACTACGAGCCGAACAGCTTCGGCGGCCCGGCCCAGACGGACCGCCCGCTGTGGCAGCCCCTGCCGGTCACCGGCCCGACCGGCAACCACGAGGCCCCCGCCCACGCCGAGGACAGCGACTTCGTGCAGGCGGGCGACCTCTACCGGCTCTTCTCCGAGGACGAGAAGGTCCGGCTGATCGAGAACCTCGCCGGGTTCATCGCCAAGGTCTCGCGCGACGACATCGCCGAGCGTGCGATCAACAACTTCCGCCAGGCGGACGGCGACTTCGGCAAGCGGCTGGAAGCCGCGGTCCAGGCCCTTCGCGGCTGA
- the rsgA gene encoding ribosome small subunit-dependent GTPase A translates to MRRYGKNPDEDDIRVRPNRKGNRPRTHIRPKHEDAEDGMVLTVDRGRLTCLVEGRTVVAMKARELGRKAAVVGDTVSIVGDLSGEKDTLARIVRIAPRRTVLRRTADDDDPYERVVVANADQLAIVTALADPEPRPRMIDRCLVAAYDGGLTPLLVLTKSDLASPDKLLEAYTPLGVPYIVTSREELESGDAADRVREFLNDRVTAFVGHSGVGKTTLVNALVPPERRRTTGIVNAVTGRGRHTTTSALALPLPGDRGWVVDTPGVRSFGLHHVDPSRVIHAFPDLEPGTENCPRGCTHDENQPECALGAWVADGHADPARLDSLHRLLATRERREGD, encoded by the coding sequence ATGCGCCGTTACGGGAAGAACCCCGACGAGGACGACATCCGCGTCCGCCCCAACCGCAAGGGCAACCGGCCGCGCACGCACATCCGGCCCAAGCACGAGGACGCCGAGGACGGCATGGTCCTCACCGTCGACCGGGGCCGGCTCACCTGCCTCGTCGAGGGCCGGACCGTGGTGGCGATGAAGGCCCGCGAACTGGGCCGCAAGGCCGCCGTGGTGGGCGACACCGTCTCCATCGTCGGCGACCTCTCCGGCGAGAAGGACACCCTGGCCCGGATCGTGCGCATCGCCCCGCGCCGCACGGTGCTGCGCCGCACGGCGGACGACGACGACCCGTACGAGCGCGTGGTCGTCGCCAACGCGGACCAGCTGGCGATCGTCACCGCGCTGGCCGACCCGGAGCCCCGCCCGCGCATGATCGACCGCTGTCTGGTGGCGGCGTACGACGGCGGGCTGACCCCGCTCCTGGTGCTGACCAAGTCCGACCTCGCGTCCCCGGACAAGCTGCTGGAGGCGTACACCCCGCTCGGCGTGCCGTACATCGTGACCAGCCGCGAGGAGCTGGAGAGCGGGGACGCCGCCGACCGGGTCCGGGAGTTCCTGAACGACCGCGTCACCGCCTTCGTCGGACACTCCGGGGTCGGCAAGACGACGCTGGTCAACGCCTTGGTACCTCCGGAGCGGCGACGGACCACCGGCATCGTCAACGCGGTGACCGGCCGGGGGCGGCACACCACCACATCGGCCCTCGCGCTGCCGCTGCCCGGCGACCGGGGCTGGGTGGTCGACACCCCGGGCGTGCGCTCCTTCGGGCTGCACCACGTCGACCCGTCGCGGGTCATCCACGCCTTCCCGGACCTGGAGCCGGGCACCGAGAACTGCCCGCGCGGCTGCACCCACGACGAGAACCAGCCGGAGTGCGCGCTGGGCGCCTGGGTGGCGGACGGACACGCCGACCCGGCGCGACTGGACTCCCTGCACCGGCTGCTCGCGACCCGGGAGCGGCGCGAGGGCGACTGA
- a CDS encoding tetratricopeptide repeat protein, which yields MVFMGDRATLLETGRFVQQRGQDAESAVDAAFAAAIAGAGAPVQRTGDIDPSAAASTSDEDTTDAVDAADSAESEARHRRAADAGDTTSMSVLGALLLRRGELDGAERYLRAATADGDRAAANNLGVLLHQRGYPDEAAGWWRIAAVAGSAAAAHALGRHFRERGDEPGAEYWLRQSAEQGHALGAYALADLLEHRSDVGAERWLRAAAEQGHREAAYRLARALERKAVEDPHDAFGLGRRAVSGRTGTGLGLPGDPPAPARDGRATGPAGARSAADGDSPVAGPAAGRVGEAEQWYRQAAARGHRRAALHLGAILEQRGELKEAGRWYLTSAKDGEPRAACALGFLLRDAGDEESAAVWWLRAAQDGDGNAANALGALHAARGEQQTAERWYRAAMDAGDVNGAYNLGLLCAAQDRTPQAEQWYRRAAYAGHREAANALAVLLLQAGDHTGAEPWFSKAAEAGSVDAAFNLGILHAGRDEDRTALGWYERAAAAGHTDAALQVGMALLRDGEDREAERHLRCAAGGGSAEAAFRLAGVLDSRQPPPGPPALGEPMPEKTECEEWYERAAQQGHRRAQVRVGMLAAARGDTESAAHWYREAAEAGSRNGAFNLGLLLAREGSEREAALWWSRAATAGHGRAALRLALLAARRGELTEGQRWCARAVELGPAEVAERAARLREALHQELTA from the coding sequence ATGGTATTTATGGGGGACAGGGCAACTCTGTTGGAGACAGGGCGGTTTGTGCAGCAGCGCGGCCAAGATGCTGAAAGCGCGGTAGACGCGGCTTTCGCCGCTGCCATCGCCGGGGCGGGCGCGCCGGTCCAGCGGACCGGCGACATCGACCCGAGCGCCGCCGCGAGCACGTCCGACGAGGACACCACGGACGCGGTCGACGCCGCGGACAGCGCCGAGAGCGAGGCGCGCCACCGACGCGCCGCCGACGCGGGGGACACCACGTCCATGAGCGTCCTGGGCGCGCTGCTGCTGCGCCGGGGTGAACTGGACGGCGCCGAGCGCTATCTGCGCGCCGCCACCGCCGACGGGGACCGGGCCGCCGCGAACAACCTGGGCGTCCTGCTGCACCAGCGCGGCTACCCGGACGAGGCCGCCGGCTGGTGGCGCATCGCCGCCGTGGCCGGATCCGCCGCAGCCGCGCACGCGCTCGGCCGGCACTTCCGCGAGCGCGGCGACGAGCCCGGCGCGGAGTACTGGCTGCGCCAGTCCGCCGAGCAGGGCCACGCGCTGGGCGCGTACGCGCTGGCCGACCTCCTGGAGCACCGCAGTGACGTCGGCGCGGAGCGCTGGCTGCGCGCCGCCGCCGAACAGGGCCACCGTGAGGCCGCCTACCGGCTGGCCCGCGCCCTGGAACGGAAGGCCGTCGAGGACCCGCACGACGCCTTCGGCCTGGGCCGGCGCGCCGTTTCCGGGCGAACCGGAACGGGCCTCGGCCTCCCCGGCGACCCGCCCGCGCCCGCCCGTGACGGACGGGCGACGGGCCCCGCGGGGGCCAGGAGCGCGGCCGACGGCGACAGTCCCGTGGCGGGACCCGCCGCCGGCCGGGTCGGCGAGGCCGAGCAGTGGTACCGCCAGGCCGCCGCCCGTGGCCACCGGCGTGCCGCCCTGCACCTCGGCGCGATCCTGGAGCAGCGCGGCGAGCTCAAGGAGGCCGGACGCTGGTACCTCACCTCCGCCAAGGACGGCGAGCCGCGCGCCGCCTGCGCTCTGGGCTTCCTGCTGCGCGACGCGGGCGACGAGGAGAGCGCCGCCGTGTGGTGGCTGCGCGCCGCCCAGGACGGCGACGGCAACGCCGCCAACGCGCTCGGCGCGCTGCACGCCGCACGCGGTGAGCAGCAGACCGCCGAGCGCTGGTACCGCGCGGCCATGGACGCGGGCGACGTCAACGGGGCGTACAACCTCGGGCTGCTCTGTGCCGCCCAGGACCGCACCCCGCAGGCCGAGCAGTGGTACCGCCGTGCCGCGTACGCCGGACACCGCGAGGCCGCCAACGCGCTCGCCGTGCTCCTCCTCCAGGCCGGCGACCACACGGGGGCCGAGCCCTGGTTCTCCAAGGCGGCCGAGGCGGGCAGCGTCGACGCGGCCTTCAACCTCGGCATCCTGCACGCCGGACGCGACGAGGACCGTACGGCGCTGGGCTGGTACGAGCGCGCCGCGGCGGCCGGGCACACCGACGCCGCGCTCCAGGTCGGCATGGCCCTCCTGCGCGACGGCGAGGACCGGGAGGCCGAGCGGCACCTGCGCTGCGCCGCGGGCGGCGGCAGCGCCGAGGCCGCGTTCCGGCTGGCCGGGGTGCTGGACTCCCGCCAGCCGCCGCCGGGGCCGCCCGCGCTCGGTGAGCCGATGCCGGAGAAGACCGAGTGCGAGGAGTGGTACGAGCGGGCCGCCCAGCAGGGGCATCGCCGCGCCCAGGTCCGGGTCGGCATGCTCGCCGCCGCCCGCGGGGACACGGAGAGCGCCGCCCACTGGTACCGGGAGGCCGCCGAGGCGGGCAGCCGCAACGGGGCCTTCAACCTCGGGCTGCTGCTGGCCCGCGAGGGCAGCGAGCGCGAGGCCGCCCTGTGGTGGAGCCGTGCGGCCACCGCCGGACACGGTCGTGCCGCGTTGCGCCTGGCGCTCCTCGCCGCCCGTCGGGGCGAGCTGACCGAGGGGCAGCGCTGGTGTGCGCGGGCGGTGGAGCTGGGTCCCGCGGAGGTGGCCGAGCGCGCCGCGCGGCTGCGCGAGGCGCTGCACCAGGAGCTGACCGCGTAA
- a CDS encoding Fur family transcriptional regulator — protein MSDLLERLRGRGWRMTAQRRVVAEVLDGDHVHLTADEVHARAVSRLPEISRATVYNTLGEMVSLGEVLEVSTDRRAKRYDPNAHHPHHHLVCARCGAIRDVHPAGNPLADLPTDERYGFMVSGVEVTYRGICPACAATA, from the coding sequence ATGAGCGACCTGCTGGAACGACTTCGTGGACGCGGCTGGCGCATGACGGCGCAGCGGCGTGTCGTGGCCGAGGTCCTCGACGGGGACCACGTACACCTGACGGCGGACGAGGTCCACGCGAGGGCCGTCTCCCGGCTGCCCGAGATCTCGCGCGCCACCGTCTACAACACCCTCGGCGAGATGGTGTCCCTCGGTGAGGTGCTGGAGGTCTCCACCGATCGCCGGGCCAAGCGCTACGACCCGAACGCGCACCACCCGCACCACCACCTGGTGTGCGCCCGGTGCGGCGCCATCAGGGACGTGCACCCCGCGGGCAACCCGCTGGCGGACCTGCCGACGGACGAGCGCTACGGCTTCATGGTCTCCGGCGTCGAGGTGACGTACCGCGGCATCTGCCCGGCCTGCGCCGCCACCGCCTGA